One region of Primulina tabacum isolate GXHZ01 chromosome 1, ASM2559414v2, whole genome shotgun sequence genomic DNA includes:
- the LOC142505239 gene encoding uncharacterized protein LOC142505239, with product MNKLEATLEKMVNMLTTYDATIKKEKLVLLVGSSSDTEKRSQNKGKKRYASPKKKKPNKKPYEKPTPGPSKPDKSEHVYFHCNKPGHWRRNCTEYFAQKRSGHEMTILVFC from the exons atgaacaagcttgagGCCACCCTTGAAAAGATGGTCAATATGCTTACTACTTATGATGCCACAATCAAAAAAGAAAAGCTTGTTCTTCTAGTGGGATCATCGTCTGACACGGAAAAGAGATCCCAAAATAAAGGCAAGAAGCGTTATGCCTCACCAAAGAAGAAAaagcccaacaagaagccatacGAGAAACCCACTCCGGGGCCCTCAAAGCCTGACAAGTCAGAACATGTCTATTTCCACTGCaacaagcctggacattggaggcgtaactgcacgGAGTATTTTGCCCAGAAGCGTTCTGGCCATG agATGACTATTCTTGTGTTTTGCTAA
- the LOC142541934 gene encoding uncharacterized protein LOC142541934 — translation MSDRVVQSVSETSGRSVQPMQTYQSVWMSHWIRASCKATAETLNLATGKGPAVTETRTSEMMNDSTKMGTERLGFGSSIFKLSRKTDDMQVRRAVIDRNFERGKYVDVNRGTQFPSMLRGVPLDEGTSKNPLEWMKDYPSADESSFVATKPSQETFAEPSSLNVLYKHDLGKYESQKGKSGVSSLICGADFSKNLFESTNLRVQEHISCNKHSQSADLVCQENKDSLPQSKNLMNACFRESNGSLLFDIPSTSHNHLPTFNQEWFQKIQKCSGLRPYPDHYIVSEETEAKKSYYNSYSLQKLPNCLHNVETMRICTTMEEGNLRGFPGFSQTSHSLLITKTTDFNLSNEFDIFDGTRVITEANENMAGQGNRGVILQQLSSSAESERKGQVGDVKTRRATINNESSAETDTMDIDYFKEKNPYSGANSSPSDKAFNMYSSLSYPVDVFSSRETKRLGPNTKLPDINLEPPALPAAAASSENSGPSSSKTQSLEMDMLMAHAEPSKPKSDLSPEDSREADPGNRWVKRLKLSSSQYSSRGTKSSDLAGNSHDKKTKKHFGRVLTNGILSSEPYSRKHHGKESMALDNKGSLFKQNNEITMSPSKKNMELLLSQPWIQRWLHDESRSSTQEYTETTAVCAPQSSKLAMENHQKEQFPSIGAMALMGKAMRGFQPCDLQKRGSFTVWNAKTI, via the exons ATGTCTGATCGAGTCGTGCAATCGGTTAGTGAAACCAGTGGAAGGAGTGTACAGCCTATGCAAACTTACCAATCTGTGTGGATGTCGCATTGGATACGGGCGAGCTGCAAGGCGACAGCAGAAACACTGAATCTTGCGACTGGCAAAGGACCTGCGGTGACTGAAACTAGGACTTCTGAAATGATGAATGACAGTACCAAAATGGGCACTGAAAGATTGGGATTTGGCAGTTCTATTTTCAAGCTCAGTCGAAAGACTGATGATATGCAAGTGcgaagggctgtgattgatcgcAACTTTGAGCGAGGTAAATATGTAGACGTCAACAGGGGGACTCAATTTCCCTCCATGCTTCGTGGGGTTCCTCTAGACGAAGGTACTTCAAAGAATCCTCTTGAATGGATGAAAGATTATCCTTCTGCTGACGAGAGCAGCTTCGTGGCGACGAAGCCTTCGCAGGAAACTTTTGCTGAACCATCATCACTTAATGTTCTGTATAAACATGATCTAGGAAAATATGAATCGCAGAAAGGAAAATCTGGAGTCTCTTCTTTGATATGTGGAGCTGACTTTTCCAAAAATCTTTTTGAGAGCACTAATCTGAGAGTGCAAGAACATATAAGCTGCAATAAGCACAGCCAATCAGCAGATTTGGTTTGTCAAGAAAACAAGGACAGCCTACCACAATCAAAGAATTTAATGAATGCGTGTTTTAGGGAGAGTAATGGATCCCTTTTGTTTGATATTCCTTCCACGAGTCATAATCACTTGCCAACATTTAATCAGGAGTGGTTCCAAAAGATCCAGAAGTGTTCAGGTCTCAGACCGTACCCTGATCATTACATTGTTTCAGAGGAAACAGAGGCAAAGAAATCATATTACAATAGTTACTCTCTGCAAAAGTTACCAAATTGTCTTCATAATGTGGAAACGATGAGAATATGCACCACCATGGAAGAAGGAAATCTCAGAGGTTTTCCCGGGTTTTCTCAGACATCTCACAGTCTTTTGATCACGAAAACAACCGATTTCAATCTGTCAAAtgaatttgatatttttgatGGTACAAGAGTAATTACTGAAGCGAATGAAAATATGGCCGGTCAAGGTAATCGAGGTGTAATACTCCAACAATTGAGTAGTTCCGCTGAGAGTGAAAGAAAAGGACAAGTCGGAGATGTCAAGACTCGTAGAGCAACAATAAACAATGAATCATCCGCTGAGACTGACACCATGGACATCGATTACTTTAAGGAGAAGAACCCATATTCAG GTGCAAATTCTAGTCCATCAGATAAG GCCTTCAATATGTACTCGAGTCTATCATATCCAGTTGATGTTTTCTCCTCAAGAGAGACCAAACGTCTAGGCCCAAACACCAAACTGCCGGATATCAACTTGGAGCCCCCTGCCTTGCCAGCTGCAGCAGCGTCATCAGAGAATTCAGGTCCTAGCTCCTCCAAGACTCAAAGTTTGGAGATGGACATGCTCATGGCGCATGCTGAGCCATCTAAACCAAAGTCTGATCTCAGCCCGGAGGATTCTCGAGAAGCAGATCCAGGCAACAGATGGGTTAAGCGTCTCAAGCTGAGCTCTTCACAATATTCTTCTAGAGGCACAAAGAGTTCCGATCTGGCTGGAAACTCCCATGATAAGAAAACGAAAAAGCATTTTGGTAGAGTTCTTACGAATGGCATCCTCAGCTCGGAACCATATTCAAGGAAGCATCATGGTAAAGAATCAATGGCGTTGGACAATAAAGGGTCCTTATTTAAGCAAAACAATGAAATTACGATGAGCCCATCAAAAAAGAATATGGAGTTGTTGCTTTCACAACCCTGGATACAGAGGTGGCTGCATGATGAATCACGTAGTAGTACCCAAGAGTATACTGAAACGACCGCAGTTTGTGCTCCACAAAGTTCGAAATTGGCAATGGAGAACCATCAAAAGGAGCAGTTTCCCAGTATCGGAGCTATGGCACTGATGGGAAAGGCTATGAGAGGTTTTCAACCATGCGATCTCCAAAAAAGGGGTTCTTTCACTGTTTGGAACGCAAAGACCATCTGA